A region from the Paraburkholderia youngii genome encodes:
- a CDS encoding aldose epimerase family protein has protein sequence MPLSPEQDILEIAQDASVLRFSPQAGGRLLSWTIDGEEVIHWPEHADWSVPARIRGGNPLLFPFLGRHFVDGKIGYWRDAHGTVREMPMHGFARDLPFEPHADVHGAGLRMVLTDSKATRAVYPFGFRFEAAYELIDPRTLDVTLTTANTGHTRLPYYAGHHFYFTLPHTQRAQTTIELPRTERCRQLGDGSISPAEPGEASYTLDEDRIYDRFHCLSGTPDRPVRVEAAGINRVITIDLQRPGSVPWYSVTTWTETPQSDFYCVEPWLGLPDAIHNGRGLRWLEPGQTETAALRISVEKTS, from the coding sequence ATGCCCCTCTCCCCGGAACAGGACATTCTCGAGATCGCCCAGGACGCCTCCGTGCTCCGCTTTTCGCCGCAAGCCGGCGGCCGCCTGCTGTCGTGGACGATCGACGGCGAAGAGGTGATCCACTGGCCCGAGCACGCCGACTGGAGCGTCCCCGCGCGGATTCGCGGCGGCAATCCGCTGCTGTTTCCGTTTCTCGGCCGTCACTTCGTCGACGGCAAGATCGGCTATTGGCGTGACGCGCATGGCACCGTGCGCGAGATGCCGATGCACGGTTTCGCGCGCGACCTGCCGTTCGAGCCCCACGCCGACGTGCACGGCGCCGGCCTGCGCATGGTTCTGACCGACAGCAAAGCGACCCGCGCCGTCTATCCGTTCGGCTTTCGCTTCGAGGCCGCTTACGAGCTGATCGATCCGCGCACGCTCGACGTGACGCTGACCACCGCCAACACCGGCCACACGCGCCTGCCTTACTACGCCGGCCATCACTTCTACTTCACGCTGCCGCACACGCAGCGCGCGCAGACGACGATCGAGCTGCCGCGCACTGAACGCTGCCGCCAGCTCGGGGATGGCTCGATCAGCCCAGCCGAGCCTGGCGAAGCGAGCTACACGCTCGACGAAGACCGCATCTACGACCGCTTCCATTGCCTGAGCGGCACGCCCGATCGACCGGTGCGGGTCGAAGCGGCGGGCATCAATCGCGTGATTACGATCGATCTGCAGCGGCCTGGCTCGGTGCCCTGGTACTCGGTCACGACGTGGACTGAAACGCCGCAGTCGGACTTCTACTGCGTGGAGCCGTGGCTCGGGCTGCCGGATGCGATCCATAACGGCCGCGGTTTGCGCTGGCTCGAGCCGGGACAAACCGAGACGGCGGCCCTGCGCATTAGCGTCGAGAAGACCAGCTGA
- a CDS encoding undecaprenyl-diphosphate phosphatase: MNLSFLIFLSVLQGVTELFPVSSLGHTLLVPALFDMHIDKHAPQLLPFLVALHLGTAFALLWYFRARWYALVRGFFASLGGRRNDDGHMMWALIIGTIPAGLVGLVLEKRLEAIFHDLRIVAFALIVNGVLLWFGDRLQRARAHRAPEKLTFRQAFFVGLAQIGALIPGFSRSGLTMIAGNAAGLTTEKAAEFSFLLGTPIIFAAGVLELPKLLHAPSQLADAALGGVLTAIAAYLSVRFLMRYFEGRGRLASFGLYCAIAGIVFLGWFMLHPQPV, encoded by the coding sequence GTGAACCTGTCGTTTCTGATTTTTCTGAGCGTGCTGCAAGGCGTGACCGAACTGTTTCCGGTGAGCAGCCTTGGCCACACGCTGCTCGTGCCCGCCCTGTTCGACATGCACATCGACAAGCATGCGCCGCAGTTGCTGCCGTTCCTCGTCGCCCTGCATCTGGGCACCGCGTTCGCGCTGCTGTGGTACTTCCGCGCGCGCTGGTACGCGCTGGTGCGCGGTTTCTTCGCGTCGCTCGGTGGCCGCCGCAACGACGACGGTCACATGATGTGGGCGCTGATCATCGGTACGATTCCGGCGGGTCTCGTCGGTCTCGTGCTGGAAAAGCGCCTGGAGGCGATTTTTCACGATCTGCGAATCGTCGCGTTTGCGTTGATCGTAAACGGCGTGCTGCTGTGGTTCGGCGATCGCCTGCAACGCGCGCGCGCGCATCGGGCGCCGGAAAAGCTGACGTTCCGCCAGGCGTTCTTCGTCGGCCTCGCGCAGATCGGCGCGCTGATTCCGGGCTTCTCGCGCAGCGGCCTGACGATGATCGCCGGCAATGCGGCCGGCCTCACCACCGAGAAAGCCGCCGAGTTTTCGTTTTTGCTCGGCACGCCGATCATTTTCGCGGCTGGCGTACTCGAACTGCCAAAGCTGCTCCACGCGCCCAGTCAGCTCGCCGACGCGGCGCTCGGCGGCGTGCTGACCGCGATCGCCGCGTACCTGAGCGTGCGTTTCCTGATGCGCTACTTCGAGGGCCGCGGGCGTCTCGCGTCGTTCGGTTTGTACTGCGCGATCGCGGGAATCGTGTTCCTCGGCTGGTTCATGCTGCATCCGCAGCCGGTCTGA
- a CDS encoding tyrosine-type recombinase/integrase, with amino-acid sequence MAEAIDYSFDAAAVLLSGHTPPRPLSKLDLEEIFEAYDEYLVLGEHSGNALARLVSSVRPSPMNSAASSALKHASLRGFLKLSERARRQALDMLQAGLSSVQIDVAPLFTGIGTRVPIDPAERQAMKATSMTAGVLAGGPKAKESTVLPLSHFARVYDHKRAFPYDDIPKLIRSLPTYRDRAYYGFLAASGCRDHEGSQILFDDVDVKAGTVSLVDPASRKNHESYLYLSPRQRERLCWKGRTTQTTLLIEPFASMFFEALEGYMKHEYVPHGLHRFVFQYLAKGFEGQPFFLSLASSRRETFHSAVRRAAIEAVVSGPHSLRHSYGTYLVNYFPRTNGQYGLPLAIVQQLMGHADIKSTKKYAQLDEDLRILELEHANAMVFNGENPKSILELKLQALNAEVERVKAALREQAALFEQAA; translated from the coding sequence ATGGCTGAAGCCATCGATTATTCCTTCGACGCTGCAGCCGTCCTTTTGTCAGGCCACACGCCGCCTCGACCATTATCCAAACTTGACCTTGAGGAAATCTTCGAGGCGTATGACGAATACTTAGTGCTGGGGGAACATTCCGGTAACGCGTTGGCCAGACTCGTGAGTTCGGTGCGGCCATCTCCCATGAACAGTGCAGCAAGTTCGGCACTGAAACACGCGTCACTGCGCGGGTTTCTAAAGCTTTCCGAGAGGGCTCGGCGTCAAGCACTGGACATGTTGCAAGCGGGATTGAGCAGTGTGCAAATCGACGTGGCGCCGCTATTTACCGGCATAGGAACGAGAGTGCCAATCGATCCTGCCGAACGTCAGGCGATGAAGGCTACGTCGATGACTGCTGGCGTGCTAGCCGGGGGACCAAAAGCAAAAGAAAGCACCGTCCTTCCCTTGTCCCATTTCGCACGTGTCTATGACCACAAGCGAGCATTTCCCTATGACGACATTCCCAAACTGATTAGGTCGTTGCCGACATACCGCGACAGGGCGTACTACGGCTTTCTTGCCGCGAGTGGCTGCAGGGATCACGAGGGCTCGCAAATCCTTTTTGACGATGTGGATGTGAAGGCTGGAACTGTGAGCCTCGTCGACCCAGCGTCGCGGAAGAACCATGAGAGTTACCTCTACCTTTCTCCTCGGCAGCGAGAGCGCCTATGTTGGAAGGGGCGAACGACGCAAACGACTCTTTTGATTGAGCCTTTCGCATCGATGTTTTTCGAGGCGCTTGAGGGCTATATGAAACACGAATATGTTCCCCATGGACTCCACAGATTTGTTTTTCAATATCTGGCGAAGGGATTCGAGGGACAACCTTTCTTTCTTAGCCTCGCAAGTTCACGACGCGAGACCTTTCACTCTGCAGTGCGTCGGGCCGCCATTGAAGCTGTCGTGTCAGGTCCTCACTCACTTCGCCATTCTTATGGCACATATCTCGTAAATTATTTTCCGCGGACGAATGGACAATACGGATTGCCTTTGGCGATCGTGCAGCAGTTAATGGGACACGCGGACATAAAATCTACAAAAAAATACGCTCAGTTAGACGAAGATCTTCGGATTTTAGAGCTTGAACACGCCAACGCCATGGTTTTCAACGGCGAAAATCCGAAATCAATTCTGGAGCTAAAGTTGCAGGCGCTAAATGCCGAGGTTGAGCGGGTTAAGGCGGCTCTCCGGGAGCAGGCTGCACTGTTTGAACAGGCCGCATGA
- a CDS encoding AAA family ATPase, protein MLVDKTVVALPNGFTVFDGSSSTGERIRVVVPSPVFTRIPMRGEAWSVEGVRKIHPTYGAELVAACCRYELPRGRLIVDYLALSANFPGIGEAKARRLWDFFGDELADVLGRGDLTALCQVLTVRVARGLVEAWAERKAEAMVVEFLDTHGFEPNLATAVRRAWGNDAARMMELNPYYLLAFTSWAPVDAAAAKLGVAHDDPRRLIGAVESCLYDRLSDGHTITDEATLIRCINRLLVRACGGHALKLAVEEGAVVGSAEAGYQSIGAAAMEQAVVARIRSMLAGDLSFLEEIGTRTRQPDFIASAVERIQAVHGFRLSEEQIEAVRLPFESQFSILCGGAGVGKTTVLGAIADLAVAMGFDVMPMALSGRATKRIEEGSGHAAMTIARFIAAVSVDQLKHLSSRAIVIVDEASMLDLPTTYRILRCLSDGVRVLFVGDPTQLPPIGFGLVFHRLVNNPRVPFVELSTVLRQSAVTGIPKVAEDVRHHRLPSLAPFSGVQPGVSFIECGLDEIVQQLRIVATCWEGEDWRILSALKVGRAGVRAINDAFHFDRCSRVERQPNFEVGEPVVHRVNDYTRSLMNGSLGQVTARDEFGGTVIDFDGQQFTFRPEELRGRIELAYAISVHKAQGSQFKRVAIAIQQSRVLDHSLVYTALTRGVEQVVFVGARAPFESAVLNSAFAQRRSVAFDV, encoded by the coding sequence TTGCTTGTCGACAAGACAGTAGTTGCATTGCCCAATGGCTTTACGGTGTTTGACGGCAGTTCCTCGACCGGAGAGCGAATTCGTGTTGTTGTCCCGAGCCCTGTCTTCACGAGAATACCGATGCGCGGTGAGGCGTGGTCCGTGGAAGGGGTCAGGAAAATCCACCCGACTTATGGCGCTGAACTGGTAGCAGCGTGTTGCCGCTATGAATTACCACGGGGAAGGCTCATTGTCGACTATCTCGCCCTTTCAGCGAATTTTCCTGGAATCGGCGAAGCGAAAGCGCGTCGCTTATGGGATTTCTTTGGCGATGAACTCGCAGATGTGCTTGGTCGAGGTGACCTGACCGCACTTTGTCAGGTGCTGACTGTGCGTGTTGCGCGGGGCCTCGTTGAAGCTTGGGCCGAACGAAAAGCGGAAGCTATGGTCGTCGAATTTCTCGACACACATGGCTTCGAGCCTAACCTTGCAACTGCAGTCCGTCGGGCTTGGGGTAACGACGCTGCTCGGATGATGGAACTCAATCCCTATTACTTGCTCGCGTTCACGTCGTGGGCTCCCGTAGACGCTGCGGCTGCCAAGTTGGGAGTCGCACATGATGACCCGCGGCGCCTGATTGGAGCTGTTGAATCGTGTCTCTACGACCGACTTTCCGATGGCCATACGATTACAGACGAAGCTACATTGATTCGATGCATCAATCGGCTTCTAGTCAGAGCGTGCGGCGGGCACGCACTCAAACTGGCTGTCGAGGAGGGAGCGGTTGTCGGCAGCGCGGAGGCAGGGTATCAGTCGATAGGCGCGGCGGCAATGGAACAAGCGGTAGTCGCAAGGATTCGGTCGATGTTAGCCGGCGATTTGAGCTTTCTCGAAGAAATTGGCACGCGAACTCGTCAGCCTGATTTCATCGCCTCGGCCGTTGAACGCATTCAGGCGGTACACGGGTTCCGGCTGAGTGAAGAACAGATTGAAGCTGTGCGGCTTCCTTTCGAGTCACAATTCAGTATCCTCTGTGGCGGCGCTGGGGTAGGAAAGACTACAGTGTTGGGCGCAATTGCGGACCTTGCGGTTGCGATGGGCTTCGACGTAATGCCAATGGCGCTCTCAGGCCGCGCGACGAAGCGTATTGAAGAGGGCTCTGGTCACGCTGCGATGACCATTGCCCGATTCATTGCTGCCGTGTCGGTCGACCAGTTGAAACATCTAAGCTCCCGAGCGATTGTAATAGTCGATGAGGCCTCGATGTTGGACCTGCCCACAACCTATAGAATTCTCCGCTGTCTCTCTGACGGCGTTAGGGTACTCTTTGTAGGAGATCCAACTCAACTGCCGCCGATCGGTTTTGGGCTGGTATTCCACCGGCTCGTGAACAATCCCCGAGTCCCATTCGTTGAATTGTCTACGGTACTTCGGCAATCTGCCGTTACTGGAATTCCGAAAGTCGCTGAGGACGTGCGCCATCATCGACTGCCGTCTTTGGCGCCCTTTAGTGGGGTACAGCCTGGGGTCAGCTTTATTGAGTGTGGCCTTGACGAGATTGTGCAGCAGTTGCGGATCGTGGCAACTTGCTGGGAGGGCGAAGACTGGAGGATTCTTTCAGCTCTCAAGGTAGGGCGCGCAGGCGTGCGTGCGATCAATGACGCATTTCACTTCGACCGGTGCTCGAGAGTTGAGCGTCAACCCAATTTCGAGGTCGGTGAGCCGGTAGTTCACCGTGTCAACGATTACACACGGTCTCTGATGAACGGGTCTCTTGGGCAAGTTACCGCCAGAGATGAATTTGGAGGGACTGTAATTGATTTTGACGGGCAACAATTCACGTTTCGACCGGAGGAACTGCGCGGACGTATTGAGCTTGCGTATGCAATTAGTGTACACAAAGCTCAAGGCTCTCAATTCAAGCGCGTCGCCATAGCGATTCAGCAAAGCAGAGTGCTTGACCACTCACTGGTTTACACCGCCTTAACTAGGGGCGTTGAGCAGGTAGTTTTTGTAGGTGCTCGCGCGCCTTTTGAGTCCGCAGTCTTAAATTCTGCTTTTGCGCAACGGCGGTCTGTAGCGTTCGATGTTTGA
- a CDS encoding IS5 family transposase, whose protein sequence is MTQLGLDLDLTTKRTRKREFLDEMRRVVPWLKLIALIEPHYPTGRTGRPPFPIATMLHIHFMQQWFGLSDPAMEEALYDVPLYRDFAGLDGGMTHLPDESTILRFRHLLEAHGLAAQMLALVNEILVEKGLMLKTGSVVDATLIPAPSSTKNNSGTRDPEMRQTQKSGNWYFGMKAHIGVDAESGLVHTVVGTAANVHDITEAHALLHGQETDVYADAGYQGIEKRCETGAVRWHIAMRPGKRKKLDLSDRLDAIYDQIERLKAGVRAKVEHPFRVLKRQFAYTKTRYRGLMKNTAQITTLFALSNLWMARRALRKA, encoded by the coding sequence ATGACGCAACTTGGACTTGACCTGGATCTGACAACGAAGCGCACGCGTAAGCGAGAATTTCTCGATGAGATGCGACGCGTTGTGCCTTGGTTGAAGCTCATTGCGCTGATCGAACCGCACTATCCGACTGGTAGGACTGGACGGCCGCCGTTCCCGATCGCGACGATGCTGCACATTCATTTCATGCAACAGTGGTTTGGTCTGTCCGATCCAGCGATGGAAGAAGCGTTATATGACGTGCCGCTGTATCGTGACTTCGCAGGACTTGACGGCGGCATGACGCATTTGCCGGACGAGAGCACGATTCTGCGGTTTCGTCACCTTCTCGAAGCGCATGGACTGGCTGCGCAGATGCTCGCGCTGGTCAATGAAATCCTGGTGGAGAAAGGCCTGATGCTCAAGACCGGGTCGGTTGTCGATGCCACGTTGATTCCGGCGCCCAGTTCGACGAAAAACAACTCCGGAACGCGCGATCCCGAGATGCGTCAGACGCAGAAAAGCGGTAACTGGTACTTCGGAATGAAAGCGCACATCGGCGTGGACGCTGAGTCCGGCCTGGTCCATACCGTTGTAGGCACGGCGGCCAACGTCCACGACATTACGGAGGCTCATGCGCTGTTGCACGGTCAAGAAACGGACGTGTACGCTGACGCGGGATATCAGGGGATCGAAAAGCGTTGCGAGACTGGCGCGGTGCGCTGGCACATCGCGATGAGACCAGGCAAGCGCAAAAAGCTGGATCTGAGTGATCGTTTGGACGCGATATACGATCAGATCGAGCGGCTGAAGGCCGGCGTCCGCGCCAAGGTCGAACATCCGTTCCGCGTCCTCAAGCGGCAGTTTGCTTACACGAAGACCCGATATCGCGGTTTGATGAAGAACACAGCCCAGATCACGACGTTGTTTGCTCTGAGCAATCTATGGATGGCGCGTAGAGCTTTGCGCAAGGCTTGA